The following proteins come from a genomic window of Sesamum indicum cultivar Zhongzhi No. 13 linkage group LG10, S_indicum_v1.0, whole genome shotgun sequence:
- the LOC105171873 gene encoding 60S ribosomal protein L13a-4-like encodes MVSGSGICAKRVVVDARHHMLGRLASILAKELLNGQKVVVVRCEEICLSGGLVRQKMKYLRFLRKRMNTKPSHGPIHFRAPSKILWRTIRGMIPHKTKRGAAALARLKVYEGIPPPYDKTKRMVIPDALKVLRLQAGHKYCLLGRLSSEVGWNHYDTIRELEKKRKDRAQATYERKKQLTKLRLKAEKVAEEKLGAQLDIIAPIKY; translated from the exons atggtgTCGGGTTCAGGGATCTGCGCGAAGAGAGTGGTGGTGGACGCTAGGCACCACATGCTTGGTCGCCTGGCCTCCATTTTGGCCAAGGAGCTGTTGAATGGGCAGAAAGTGGTCGTTGTTCGATGCGAGGAAATCTGCCTTTCAGGCGGGCTCGTGCGCCAGAAGATGAAGTACTTGAGGTTCCTCCGTAAGAGGATGAACACCAAGCCTTCTCATGGTCCCATTCATTTCCGCGCTCCGTCCAAGATTTTGTGGAGAACGATTCGTGG GATGATCCCCCACAAGACCAAGCGAGGAGCAGCTGCACTTGCTCGTTTGAAGGTTTATGAGGGTATTCCACCACCATATGATAAGACTAAGAGGATGGTTATTCCTGATGCTCTCAA GGTTTTGAGGCTTCAAGCTGGTCACAAATACTGTTTGTTGGGAAGACTCTCATCAGAAGTCGGATGGAACCACTATGATACTATCAGG GAGTtggagaagaagaggaaggacAGAGCTCAGGCAACATATGAGAGGAAGAAGCAGTTGACGAAATTGAGACTCAAAGCAGAGAAGGTTGCTGAAGAGAAGCTTGGTGCCCAACTTGACATAATCGCCCCAATCAAGTACTGA